In the Telopea speciosissima isolate NSW1024214 ecotype Mountain lineage chromosome 2, Tspe_v1, whole genome shotgun sequence genome, one interval contains:
- the LOC122651081 gene encoding auxin-induced protein 22C-like has product MEKEGLGLEITELRLGLPGGGGGGCSNPSATEKKKRVFSEISNEDENSSSSQKKIQNNKSQIVGWPPVCSYRKKSNAAAAAESHETGKLYVKVSMDGAPFLRKIDLKTHKGYSDLALAFQHLFASYGIGGLWKDSDCSEYIPIYEDKDGDWMLVGDVPWELFTESCKRLRIMKRSDAKGFGVEFKLADEETHIC; this is encoded by the exons atggaaaaggaaggtTTAGGGCTTGAAATTACAGAGCTGAGGTTGGGCCTTccgggtggtggtggtggtggttgcaGTAATCCATCTGcaacggagaagaagaagagggtctTCTCTGAGATCTCCAACGAAGATGAGAACAGCTCAAGCAGCCAGAAAAAGATCCAGAACAACAAGAGTCAAATCGTGGGGTGGCCACCGGTTTGCTCGTACAGGAAGAAGAGcaatgctgctgctgctgctgagtCTCATGAAACTGGGAAACTGTACGTGAAGGTGAGCATGGATGGAGCACCTTTTCTGCGTAAAATCGATTTAAAGACTCATAAAGGGTACTCTGATCTTGCCCTTGCCTTCCAACATCTCTTTGCTTCCTATGGCATTG GTGGCTTGTGGAAGGACTCAGATTGCTCAGAATATATTCCCATTTATGAAGATAAAGATGGAGACTGGATGCTAGTTGGTGACGTTCCCTGGga GTTGTTTACCGAGTCATGCAAAAGGTTGAGGATAATGAAGAGATCGGATGCCAAAGGTTTTGGAGTGGAGTTCAAACTGGCTGATGAGGAAACAcatatatgttga